The window CCTGCTTTGCATCTTTCTGTCatttcaatgaaaatttttttttaggttGCCGCTATACAGCACAATGGAGCTCTACATTGAGACTCTCACTGGGACTTGCTTTGAACTGAGGGTGTCACCTTATGAGACTGTGATATCGGTGAAAGCAAAAATTCAACGCTTAGAAGGTGAAAAATGTCTATTTTTTATATGAAGTAATAACCTTCAAATGGACCAATACTGCTTGTGATGACACAAATATTGTTTTGGGAATAAACTTGAATGAATAAATTTGTCCTAGCTCCTGATGTTAATCATCAAAGTTTGGAAAATTTGAACTGGAATATAATTGTTTAAATCGTATATTGCGCTGTTGGCATTATCTACTCTCAAGATGGCTGCGTCTGGCTTGGCCCAAACAATGATAATCAGCTTTCTCTGTGTTTTGACCTATAATTGTGTGCTGTGGTGGGCGCTTTGTTTATCTTTCCATTCATGTGTTTGATCTTTTGAAAATGTAAGCACAGTGTGGGTAATGTAAATGTAAGCCATGTCATTCTTCCCAGTGTGCCCGGCAACTATCCAATTTCATCCAATTTAAATGAAGCCAACTAGCTTTATTGGAACAGAactttaaattgtttatttctttgtttgtgcTGTTTGGTTATGTGTAGTCTTGGACCAGATGCTCAGATTGTTTTATTCAATTCTCAAAATAattcatgaaataattttatgcATTTCCTTACTTGAAGAAACTTGAGTTGTGgtttattataacaaataataattaaaagaATAACAAAATCACTCACAACCTTTATGTTTACTCACACCAGGTGTCCCCATCGGGCAGCAATACCTTATATGGCAGAACACAGAGTTGGAAGATGAATATTGTCTCCGTGATTATAAGTGAGTGCCTTGACTTTGATCGTTGCCTTTAATTAACTTCTAATTGGCTGTTGACATGACACGCCTCCTTCTCATTTGCTCTGGGCTTTGAACGTTCCAAGTTGATGCTAATTTTGTCCGaaacaattataattaactACAACTGATAGTTAGTTGATTAACAAATGTTTGGTGAAATGAAATTACATGAATTGTGATTTTGTACGTCAAGTTGAATTATAACTAAGCAAGGCTTGTGAGAGCATTTTGAAGACCAAGCTAGTCAGAGTATCCCCATGTGTTGCATGTGAGCACTTTCAGTCAAACACAAAATGTGGTGGGTACTTCAGTCATGGAGTTTTATATGATGTTGATGGCCTCGTTCAAGCCCACTTAGTGGCCCTTTGGTCTCTGAGCTGAGTGTCATGAGAAGCTTTTGACTATTTCATTTTTCTTAAATCCTTCTGATTGTTAATCTCTAATCTCAACCATCAAGCCCTGTGTCGGCCAAAGTTTTACTTCCCGCACTCGTGGCCGGAATTTCAATGATCGTGATTGTCAAGGAGCTTTATATTTGGCATCAATTAAATGAGACCAATTCAAGCTTAAGTGCACTCCACCGTGTCTGTATTTGTCTGGCAAGTCTGCTCATTGCCGCAGTGCAAAGCGCCTGCATATTTAATTAATCCACAAGTTATCAAATCTCAATATAGTTGTAATGCAGTAAATGGATTGTATTTGTTGTGTCAGATTATTAAATTCTTCTACtaaatttttgtgttataACAAAAGTAGTTTGCTTGTAACTTTATTCTTGCTTTTGCtggttatttgtttgtttatttaacatCTTCTTGTAGTGTTGCTATTTTCTCAAATTAACAAGATATTTTgcctatttttttaataaaatgacGCATTAAAATAACAAGAATTATTTTCCAGCATCACGGATGGTTGCACTCTCAAGCTGGTGCTGGCGATGCGGGGAGGACCCATCAACACAAGGAGGAGTAAGTTCCTTAAAGTATTTCTCATCACACAGACTTTAAAATCACGATTAAAATAGTTGCAGTGGAGGAACCTGATTTACAAGATGTCGCTGACTACGTCGAGTCAAACCAGGTCGAGTTATTTGAAAAACCAAGCCCCCCACCAAGTGGAGGAAATAAACAggtttgtttatgttttaagaaaaactttttacttgGAACAGCGTCTTTACGAGATTTTTTGCCTGCGTTTGcctttttcaaaaatcatgATTAACAGCTCTGCTTTGCATGGGCAGGTGACATTGTTGGTTTATCGGGACGGCGACCAACTTAATTTCTTCCGAGTTGTTGACCGCGGTGATGGTACACTTACCCCATTTTCAGAGTCGCTCAGGTAATTTGAATCGACCGCTTTACGCACATTTGTGCAACAAGGTAAAACCTGTGAAAAGTCTCTAAGGTGATTGGAAAGGATTTCTGATATCgtacagttttattttaatccaCTAATTCTCTACTGCGTCTGTTTCTGCATGGAGCATTATAGGATAATAGGTTCAGGCTGTAAAGTAATTGCGCGTGTTTGCTTCTGATAACTCAGTTCCAAACCATCAACCTACACTTCTTGTTGATATTGAATGTGCTCTGTGGTCTCATCCCTGCATCGACTACTTCACGTCAATCATTTGCGATGACAACATTTGAATAATAAACATCTTCTTTCTTTCCAGTGGTTCCGCTTGCAACTTGAGGGAGCCAGAGGGGGAAGATGAGACGAGATCTGACGTTGTGAGTCGGGAATCTCCAGCGGAGGTGCCATTGAGCATTGCGCAGATGGCCGAGAACAACGTGACCGCGACGAAGATGAAGCAACTTCGGTCACGCATGAGCAACCTGCAGCTCTCCGCTAACAAATATTCAAACCACAAGGTGGGGTATTGATGGAAGGTGGGAGCTCATCTCGCGGGTTTTATTTAATTGGCGACTCGTCATTGCTGCTGCGAGTTTAACAttcaatgtttctttgctAAACATGTCCCTTTGTCATCAGTGTACCGTATGTGGATCATAGCCTTTGCTTCGGCCTTCTAGTTCTAGTGGTGTGCACATCACTTGTGTCTCTGCTGTTCTTTCTTGTTCTCAAACAACACGTCACGTCATGTCCCTTTCatgctttttgttttatttctctCATTTTCAGCCGAACATGGCAGTGAAGGCGACTCCACTTGTGTCGGTGGAGACGTCACAATCAAGTCAGAAGCTGAACAACTCGCCGACCAAGTCAGGTATCAAGTCATATATGATGTCTATATCAGTGGCATGCGCACACAGTGACATACGATATTTGTACTTGCTGAAATTACTCATACTCACGTTGTTCAAACGTTCACCAGCATGTAGAAGTCACATTTCGAGAATGATTTAATTTTGTGTCAACCTTAACATTTCATTGTATGATAATGCCCCCCTTTTACCACTTCCTTCTTATTTGTCCTCAATCAATGAACTTTGTGTTttcgcaaaatatttgttttatgtgAAAACAACTTTTGAGCTCGCATTCACTGGTGTTGAATGACCTCACAGAATGAATTGTTTACATCATAATAAGGAGAAATGTTTCCTTAGAAAACTGGAGCAAGCTGAATAAACATGACTGGACGTGTTAAACACGATTATGGTGAagatgaaaatttttactttgaaatCTTGTTTCTATGACCAGTGAAATCTGATGTGAAGTCGATCAAGAAATCACCGAGATATGTGAAGAAAGCGCAAGATGGCTTGCCCGCTGTGCTGGAGCCGCAGAAGTCATCGGGAAAGTTCGAACAAGATCACGTCCTTGCAACTCGTGATCTCATCAAGCCAGGTGGGTAGGGAGGGTGGTTAACAGGATTTACTGGCCAGGTGGAAGTGTTTGCATTTCCGCCCTGAATTAtggatatgacgtcatagcggTGATGTTGAGctgtttattatttatgacCATTCGCAGAGAGCACATTTGTGGAACCGTCAAAAGCCCAGTCACAGACGGTCTCGAGAGCTGAGATCCGGCGCGCTCAATTCAAACGAATGAAAAGCGTTAACGACAGCCAGGAGACAATTGTAGAGGTTTCCAAATCGTAACAGATTTATcgtatttttatttatggtAGCAACTGCTTTGACTCAAGTTCAACTGAGTTCATTGATGTGTCTGTCATCACAATTACGTCATCActtatttcaatttgtttcCGCAGAAGATCAACCCTGTGCCAAGTGATGTCATAGTGCATAGTCATGTGACAAAGGACAAAGAAGAATCGATCCTCAACAAACCGGAAGTGAAAAGTAATTTGttcgattaattatttgtgttccttttatgaaaaaattgagttttattgaaaatttacaagcaGGAGATCGCGgtcatgacgtaataatttgtttattgCCTAACATAGAATTTAGACGTAATATCGCAAATGTATTATCAGAAGATGATTCGGTTGAGTCGATGCAACAACCCCCACCTAGTGGCAGGTTCAGCCCTAGGACTCGTCGTCTGCTCAATGCACTCGAGAACAGCCACTCGCAGAGAAAGAAAGTGAACAACACGGCAATGCGCTCACCCAGGTATAACAATAGGGCATTATGACATCAGCAGGAAGTGGTGGCAAGTTTATAAGATTCACATAGACATCATCTTATAACCTGGCTTTGTAGATCAAACAACGCCCTCCAGGGGATGACATTCAACCGACACGACCTCTACCTCCGATCTTATGGACTCCTCGCCTCCCCCAACGACGCTCCTGTGGAGAAAGCACCTTCTTTGCCTTCCGACGATGACATCACAGCGTAAGttgattgtgacatcacagttGTGTGATTCTAATTGTTGACAGAAGTAATAACGACAATGGTATTTCAGAAACTCGACTTCCGAAGTGGACTCGGCATCGAAAATGTTTGAGACGTCCCAGGGCCTCCGGTACAGCACAATAGGGGGGCACCAGTACTGGGGGGGAGAGAAGCGACTCCTACAGACCCCTCCAGTGTGGGGCGCACCGAAGGACCCGCACCTTACCGGACCTATCTGGCTCCAGGATAACAAGAAGATGTCATCGGATGTTGAAGAGATAAAACCTCTGCCTCCATCTTCTTTGAGGAGGAATTCATCCTTCCAGCAATCTTCTCTCTATCCTGAACATTTTGATGACTCCGATAAAAAGCCTCCCCCGCTAAAAACCACAAAGTCCGGACTAAAATATGACTCCTTCCATCTTCCCCATCCACCCCCAGTTGCGACTTCCAACTCGAAGCAGAGACCCAATCGCATGTTCAAGAAGCCACTTGATGGCGCTAGCATGTCAACCAGAGACAAATCACGGCCAGATAATGTGGACGATTACTTCAGTGCGAGGCATCCACTGCGGCAGTCTACTGGGAAGTCCTCTTCTGACTCTCCTGGGAAGTCAGCCCTGAGAGTGGTGAGGCTTTATCTTCTTCATATTTCCACGCCAGCTTGCTCGTTGATATTAGAgcgtaaatattttgtttcgcTTCAATGATCACAGGAGCCACCGAGAGCAAAGGTGGAGTCAATGTCTCGGCAGGAAGCGCGTGAAGTTGTCGACTTCATCAACAAGGCGGTCGACGCGAGTATTTTGCGGAATCTGGTTCGAAGTCCGAACAAGGACTTACCACGAGGTCCGAGTGCAAATATACTGGACTTGTTttcgaaaatttttgtttcatcaatttaactttaattaaGTGACTTTTCCTCAACAACAGGCAGCAGCGGACAGAACTCTCACAGGATCAGCGCGTCAAGAAACAGCGACATGAGCCGGGGCCTACTCAAGGTTGGTGACAAAATATTGGCACGAGCGTTGCTAAGCTAATAACATCAGGAAACATGTGACAGATTTTTAAATTGACGCCTTCGGGCTCAAGTCTTTATCTGCTCTGACAGTAGTGAAAGATGTGTTGAAAAAACTTTCTTATCATCttcattttgaattaaatcatTTTCTGCGCAGTCGTCCCACGGAGCAAATCGAGCGAGCAATCGTCTCCGTTCCACATCTTCCCCAACACACGGGGGAGCTAAACGCACCCCGCAGACTTTGCCGCCAGTTAAACTCCCAAGCAAGAAGAAACGATGCTTCGTGTGCGCGAAGAGGACGGGACTGGCCACAAGTTATGTGTGCAGGTGTGTAGACATCAACCAGGAGTGAAACCAACTTGACGTGTTTAACACGTCACTTGGCGCTTGCATCAAATACAAGGCTCAACTGGTGAAAATTATATTTGATGTTGACGTGTGTTCAGGTGCGGCAACAACTTCTGTGCAAGCCACCGCTATGCAGAGACTCACAATTGCACTTACGATTACAAGACAGCTGGGAGGAAGATACTGGAGGAAGCAAACCCCCTCGTCAGTGCACCAAAGCTCcctaaaatttaacaaagaattccaagttttgttgtttttttgttcagtttttCGAATTGTGATTTCCAACTGCCAATATTATTGGGTCTATAAACAAGTTTCGAACGTAACCGGGGCTCGGGGAGAAAGTTGCTCTTTTGTTGAGTGTCTTTCAATTCTGGCCATCTCCCTATCACTGTGATTGTTCATTACAACAAATACAACTTTTGTCcaaataatttgtttattttaaaaataaaaaaaaagatcCAAGTCAGGTTCTTCAGGAATTTTGTTTCCTTTTCTTGGTCTAAGAACAACAAATATGATGAGCTGTTGCTCAATTCATCAAAGTTCCATCAACTCACGTTTTGACTTGAATCTTCGGCAGTTTCCCTCTTTTTCGGGTCATTCCTGTtgggaaaatttgttttactctCAATCTTCTAAATGCATCCCAATAACTCACCTCTCCGACGCTGGTgttttatgatttctatggtGCGGGAAGGTTGGCATCATATCACTGTCGCAAGCTGAATGTAAACATCGACATGATATTGATAAAATAGACACAGACAACTTAGTTCTGACCCAGTTACGCACGCAAAGGGTTCTCTTTGAAGTAGGAGGTTGCAATCGCATCCCGTGCTGTTATCCTCCTCTCAGGATGAAACAAGAGCATCAGGTTGAGCAAAGTCAATCCCGCTTCCGATATCCACGGAAACCGATGCTTGAGGTTATTGTAAGGTTGCTTGCGTAGGTAGACCGCCTTCACTGCTGGAAGATTCGAGAATCCCTGAACGGCAAATTATTCATCCATctcttacgtcataattagcAACAAACAATGACGCAGCTTTAACACTACCGGCCAGATCGCATCACTCGGTGATCCTAGCATCTCTATGATCAGTTCGATCATCTCAAGCTCGCTCTTCCCCGGGAAGAGAGGTTTGTGAGCGAGGAGCTCAGCAAGGATGCAGCCGGACGCCCAAATATCTGAttccaaattaaaaacaaattttctttgaagaaaaatgtaattaattgttaaatttCATGAAAACTGACCAATAGCAGCGTTGTGTGTTTTTGCCCCGAACAAAAGCTCAGGTGCTCGGTACCACAAAGTGACCACACGAGGCGTCATATCTTTAGGTGGGATTCCGTGAGTCCGGGCCAAACCAAAATCTGCGATCTTCAGAATTCCTTTGTCTGTCATCAGCAGGTTGGAAACCTTCAGATCTctgaaatatgaaaaaagTCTCCATCAGCCCAATCTATGGTGCAGCAGGTGAAATTGAAGCACAGAAATCATCATTATTGGCTTCATCCAACCTGTGCACTATAAATGCATCATGAAGGAATTTAAGTCCGTTTAAGAGCTGCAGGATGATGCATTTGACCTGCGCTTCTGAGAACGGCGACGTCATGTTGTCCAGCAAGCTCGCAAGGTCTTGCTCACAGTACTCCATGACAAGGAATATGCTGCATAGGAAGACGACTAAATAACATTAACACATATTTGCATCAATAGAACTACAGAAGCATCGCAAAGTCTGCTTCAATGGCAGGAGAAGTAGCCGCGGTTATCATCGAattaaaaacttaataaaatcTGACTTGAAACAAGAGAGCAGCTTAATTCAGCGAGGACCTGTCAAGTCTTTGCCCAACCACAACTTCCTTAAGTTCAACAACATTCTCGTGCTTCAAGTTGAGGAGGAGCGTGATCTCACGGAGGCTGCTGATCGAGATTCCTTCCTTCTCATCCTCTGTTCGGACTTTCTTGAGAGCCACAATCTCATCCGACTCGCAATCTCTCGCGCGATCTGTTAACAAGACGTCTTAAGTTTTCACAAAGCTTCATAGACATCCCAAACAAATTTCTGCTTTGCTTCACCCGGTTCTCTGGAGACATAATTCTCTTGATTAAGCCTGAAACAAAGAACTTACAGACAATGCCGTATGTCCCCTCCCCAATCCGATTCAACTTCTCGAAGCAGGTCACGCTTCTGCATCGGCCAAACTAAACATGAACAATATTAACGATCCTGCTGAATCAAGTCTCATTAAATGACGTTTAAATTATGAAAGAAAACTTAGTTGTACTCGTGACAATCGCACAAAACCTTATTGTTTTCAGGGATTTTCATAAGTTTCCCCGTAGAAAGTGACACTAGGTGTCCTTCTTCAAGAGAGCTTCCACTTGAACgtaatgacatcataatagaAAAAAAGACCCTACCAGACAGCTAGTTTCCCTGCCTATCAAGCTGCTATGATGAACgagcaattaaaacaagtaaataataaaaatagtcgATAAAATTATTTGACGCAGAACGTGAGAATTTCCTACCATGgttataaattcaaataagtttcaaattcaattcaaaataacaaagttataaattCGTACAAAAAGGCATATTgcacaaatataaaacaaacacaaatatcATAAAAAACGTGTTCAAGTTCTATATTGGCAAATCAGGGTCTAAATCAGAGTCAATGGCTTGCTCGAGTGTGTCTTGTCTTTCTGTCGTTAACGTGGCTTGTTTTGCTCGAAGTTTCGACAGTGTGGATGCATGCTTGCCCGCAAGAAGCTCTGCATTGGACGAATATTGCAGTTTATCATCAACTAAACAATTCATTTCAAGTTATTTCACTTAAGTTTTTGCCTCACCTTTCATTTTCTCAAGCTCCT of the Clavelina lepadiformis chromosome 7, kaClaLepa1.1, whole genome shotgun sequence genome contains:
- the LOC143465842 gene encoding cyclin-dependent kinase 10-like, whose translation is MMSLRSSGSSLEEGHLVSLSTGKLMKIPENNKFGRCRSVTCFEKLNRIGEGTYGIVYRARDCESDEIVALKKVRTEDEKEGISISSLREITLLLNLKHENVVELKEVVVGQRLDSIFLVMEYCEQDLASLLDNMTSPFSEAQVKCIILQLLNGLKFLHDAFIVHRDLKVSNLLMTDKGILKIADFGLARTHGIPPKDMTPRVVTLWYRAPELLFGAKTHNAAIDIWASGCILAELLAHKPLFPGKSELEMIELIIEMLGSPSDAIWPGFSNLPAVKAVYLRKQPYNNLKHRFPWISEAGLTLLNLMLLFHPERRITARDAIATSYFKENPLPCDSDMMPTFPHHRNHKTPASERNDPKKRETAEDSSQNTKKRKQNS
- the LOC143465840 gene encoding AN1-type zinc finger protein 4-like; translated protein: MDPKDFAIGEAEKLDHGCRLPLYSTMELYIETLTGTCFELRVSPYETVISVKAKIQRLEGVPIGQQYLIWQNTELEDEYCLRDYNITDGCTLKLVLAMRGGPINTRRIAVEEPDLQDVADYVESNQVELFEKPSPPPSGGNKQVTLLVYRDGDQLNFFRVVDRGDGTLTPFSESLSGSACNLREPEGEDETRSDVVSRESPAEVPLSIAQMAENNVTATKMKQLRSRMSNLQLSANKYSNHKPNMAVKATPLVSVETSQSSQKLNNSPTKSVKSDVKSIKKSPRYVKKAQDGLPAVLEPQKSSGKFEQDHVLATRDLIKPESTFVEPSKAQSQTVSRAEIRRAQFKRMKSVNDSQETIVEKINPVPSDVIVHSHVTKDKEESILNKPEVKKDDSVESMQQPPPSGRFSPRTRRLLNALENSHSQRKKVNNTAMRSPRSNNALQGMTFNRHDLYLRSYGLLASPNDAPVEKAPSLPSDDDITANSTSEVDSASKMFETSQGLRYSTIGGHQYWGGEKRLLQTPPVWGAPKDPHLTGPIWLQDNKKMSSDVEEIKPLPPSSLRRNSSFQQSSLYPEHFDDSDKKPPPLKTTKSGLKYDSFHLPHPPPVATSNSKQRPNRMFKKPLDGASMSTRDKSRPDNVDDYFSARHPLRQSTGKSSSDSPGKSALRVEPPRAKVESMSRQEAREVVDFINKAVDASILRNLVRSPNKDLPRGSSGQNSHRISASRNSDMSRGLLKSSHGANRASNRLRSTSSPTHGGAKRTPQTLPPVKLPSKKKRCFVCAKRTGLATSYVCRCGNNFCASHRYAETHNCTYDYKTAGRKILEEANPLVSAPKLPKI